CGCCGTCAGGGTGCCCTCGCCGCCGATCGGGATCAGCGCGTCGATGCCGAAGTCCGCGACCATGTCCTCGGCCCGCTCGCAGGCCTCGCGCAGCCGGTCGCGCTCCAGTCGGGAGGAGCCGAGGATGGTGCCGCCCCGGGCCAGGATGCCGCTCACGCTGTCCAGGTCGAGGGCACGGTAGCGACCGTCCAGCAGGCCCGAGTAACCGTCCTCGAAGCCGATGACCTCGTCGCCGTAGTTGTCGACCGCCCGGTGCACGACCGACCGGATCACGGCGTTCAGGCCGGGGCAGTCGCCGCCTGCGGTGAGAACTCCGATACGCATCGCGCTGTGTCTCCTGCTCGCTGTTGATACCGGTGAGCCAGTCCGATTGTTTCACGTTCCGAAGGCCCCTGTCCGACCCTGGATCCTGACGGGCGCCTTATCCAGCGGCAAGGGTATTGTCAAGAGGGTTTCGCTCACCTCACTGGGCGATTTTGCGACCCTTGACCGGAACAGAGCACCGGAACAGAGCAAAGGCTCCGCCAAGCCCGCCGACAGTCAACAGACGACAGACGACAGACGACAGACGAAACGGAGAGCACGCGTGACGCGCAGCGTGTACGTGACCGGCATCGACCGCGGAGACGGCCGCCAGGTCGTCGAACTGGGGGTCATGGAGCTCCTGACCCGGCAGGTCGACCGGGTGGGGGTGTTCCGGCCGCTGGTGCACCACGTCCCCGACCGCCTGTTCGAGCTGTTGCGCGCCCGCTACCGGCTGTCCCAGGACCCGGCGACGGTCTACGGCATGGACTACCACGAGGCGTCCGCCCTCCAGGCCGAGCGCGGGACCGACGAGCTGGTGTCCACGCTCGTCGACCGGTTCCATCTCGTCGCCCGCGACTACGACGTCGTCCTCGTCCTCGGCACCGACTACGCCGACACCCAGCTCCCGGACGAGCTGTCCCTGAACGCCCGGCTCGCCAACGAGTTCGGCGCGTCCGTGATACCGGTCGTGGGCGGACGCAAGCAGACCGCCGAGTCCGTGCTGGCCGAGACGCGCAACGCCTACCGGGCGTACGAGGGCCTCGGCTGCGACGTGCTGGCCATGGTCACCAACCGGGTCGCCCGGGACGACCGGGACGAGATCGCCCAGCGGCTTCAGGCGCGGCTGCCCGTACCCTGCTACGTGGTGCCGGACGAGCCCGCCCTGGCCGCGCCGACCGTCTCGCAGATCGCCCAGTCCCTGGACGCGAAGGTCCTGCTCGGCGACGACTCGGGGCTCGCCCGCGACGCCCTCGGCTTCGTGTTCGGCGGCGCGATGCTGCCGAACTTCCTGACCGCCCTGACCCCGGGCTGCCTGGTCGTCACCCCCGGCGACCGCGCCGACCTGGTCGTCGGCTCGCTGGCCGCGCACAGCGCCGGCACCCCGCCGATAGCCGGTGTGCTGCTCACCCTCGACGAGCGCCCCGGCGACGAGATCCTCACCCTCGCCGCCCGCCTCGCCCCCGGCACCCCGGTGCTCTCGGTGCCCGGCTACAGCTTCCCCACCGCCGAGCAACTCTTCTCCCTGGAGGGGAAGTTGAGCGCGGCCACCCCGCGCAAGGCGGAGACCGCCCTCGGCCTGTTCGAGCGGTACGTCGAGACCGGCGACCTGCTGAAGCGGGTCTCGACGCCGAACAGCGACCGGGTCACGCCGATGATGTTCGAGCACAAGCTGCTGGAGCAGGCCCGCTCGAACATGCGCCGCATCGTGCTGCCCGAGGGCACCGAGCCGCGCGTCCTGCACGCCGCGGAGGTCCTGCTGCGGCGGAACGTCTGCGACCTCACGCTCCTGGGGCCGGTCGACCGGATCCGCAAGCAGGCCGCCGACCTCGGTATCGACCTCGGTGACTGCCAGCTGATCGACCCGGCCACCAGCGAACTGCGCGACTCCTTCGCCGAGAAGTACGCCAAGCTGCGCGCCCACAAGGGGGTCACGGTGGAGCTGGCGTACGACGTCGTCTCCGACGTGAACTACTTCGGCACGCTGATGGTGCAGGAGGGCCTCGCGGACGGCATGGTCTCCGGTTCCGTCCACTCGACCGCCGCGACCATCCGGCCCGCCTTCGAGATCATAAGAACAAAGGGGGCCGCGCGAAGCGCGTCAGACAGGGTGGTGGTGGGAGACGGGCGGGCCAACCCGGACGCCGGCATCGTCTCCTCGGTCTTCTTCATGTGCCTCGCCGACCGGGTCCTCGTCTACGGCGACTGCGCCGTGAACCCCGACCCGAACGCCGAGCAGCTGGCCGACATCGCCATCCAGTCGGCCGCCACGGCCCAGCGGTTCGGTGTGGAGCCGCGGATCGCGATGCTGTCGTACTCGACGGGTACGTCCGGTTCGGGCGCCGACGTCGACAAGGTGCGCGAGGCGACCGAGCTGGCGCGCCGGCGGCGGCCCGACCTGAAGATCGAGGGGCCCATCCAGTACGACGCCGCCGTGGAGCCGTCCGTCGCCGCGACCAAGCTGCCGGAGTCGGAAGTCGCCGGGCAGGCAACGGTTTTGATCTTTCCGGACCTCAATACGGGTAACAACACCTACAAGGCCGTGCAGCGCTCGGCCGGCGCCATCGCCGTCGGACCGGTGCTGCAGGGTCTGCGCAAGCCGGTCAACGACCTGTCCCGGGGCGCCCTGGTCCAGGACATCGTCAACACCGTCGCCATCACGGCGATCCAGGCCCAGTCCTCCGTCCTGTCCCCCACCGAGAAGGCAACCGCCCAGTGAGCCCGTCCCGCGTCCTCGTCCTCAACTCCGGCTCCTCGTCGGTGAAGTACCAGCTGCTCGACATGCGCGACAGCAGCCGCCTGGCCGTCGGGCTCGTCGAGCGCATCGGCGAGGAGACCTCCCGGCTCAGGCACACGCCGCTGGCCGGCGGCGGCGAGACCCGTGAGTGCACCGGGGCGATAGCCGATCACGAGGCCGCCCTGAAGGCCGTGTCGGCGGAACTCGCCAGGGACGGCCTCGGGCTGGACTCGCCCGAGCTGGCCGCGATCGGGCACCGGGTGGTGCACGGCGGCAAGCACTTCACCGAGCCGACCGTCATCGACGACGCCGTGCTCGCCGAGATCGAGCGGCTGATCCCGGTCGCCCCGCTGCACAACCCGGCCAACCTCACCGGGATCCGCACGGCCCAGGCCCTGCGCCCGGACCTGCCGCAGGTCGCCGTCTTCGACACCGCGTTCCACACGACGATGCCGGAGTCGGCCGCCCGCTACGCCATCGACGTCGAGACCGCCGACCGGCACCGGATACGCCGGTACGGCTTCCACGGCACCTCGCACGCGTACGTCTCCCGGGCCACCGCGAAACTGCTGGACAAGGCGCCCGAGGACGTGAACGTCATCGTGCTGCACCTGGGCAACGGCGCGTCCGCGTCGGCCGTGCGGGGCGGTCGCTGCGTGGACACCTCCATGGGGCTGACGCCTTTGGAGGGGCTCGTGATGGGTACGCGCTCCGGTGACATGGATCCCGCCGTCATCTTCCATTTGGCGCGTGTTGGAGGAATGTCCATCGAGGAAATCGACACTCTTCTCAACAAGAAGAGCGGATTGATCGGCCTGTGCGGCGACAACGACATGCGGGAGATCGGCCGGCGGATCGACGAAGGTGACGAGCGGGCCCAATTGGCCTTCGACATCTACATTCACCGACTGAAGAAGTACATCGGCGCCTATTACGCGGTGCTCGGCACGGTGGACGCGGTCGCGTTCACGGCCGGAGTCGGCGAGAACGCGGCGCCGGTGCGGGAGGCCGCCGTGGCGGGCCTGGAACAACTCGGCCTCGTGGTCGACGCCGAACTGAACGCCGTACGCGGTGACGAGCCGCGGCTGATCTCACCCGCGGGCGCGCGGGTGGCGGTTGCCGTGGTGCCCACGGATGAAGAACTGGAGATCGCGACGCAGACCTACGCACTGGTCGAAGAGAACGCCTGAGTAACACGGCTGAGCAAAGCGCAGCTCATTTGTATCTTCCGCCAGACGGAATATTCCGTAGCGAAACAAACCGATAGGATCGTCCCATGCGCCGTTCGAAAATCGTTTGTACTCTCGGCCCCGCGGTCGACTCCCATGAACAGCTCGTCGCCCTGATCGAGGCGGGCATGAATGTGGCCCGCTTCAACTTCAGCCACGGCACGCACGAAGACCACCAGGGGCGGTACGAGCGCCTGCGGGCCGCCGCCGAGGAGACCGGGCGGGCCATCGGTGTGCTCGCCGACCTCCAGGGTCCGAAGATCCGTCTGGAGACCTTCGCCGAGGGCCCGGTGGAGCTGGAGCGCGGTGACGAGTTCGTCATCACGACCGAGGACGTCCCGGGCGACAAGCAGATCTGCGGGACCACCTACAAGGGCCTGCCGGGCGACGTCACCAAGGGCGACCAGGTCCTCATCAACGACGGCAACGTCGAGCTGAAGGTCACCGAGGTCGACGGCCCCCGGGTGAAGACGATCGTCATCGAGGGCGGTGTCGTCTCCGACCACAAGGGCATCAACCTGCCCGGCGCGGCCGTGAACGTGCCGGCGCTGAGCGAGAAGGACGTCGAGGACCTCCGCTTCGCGCTGCGCATGGGCTGCGACCTGGTCGCCCTGTCCTTCGTGCGGGACGCCAACGACGTGCAGGACGTGCACAAGGTCATGGACGAGGTCGGCCGCCGCGTCCC
Above is a window of Streptomyces sp. DT2A-34 DNA encoding:
- the pta gene encoding phosphate acetyltransferase → MTRSVYVTGIDRGDGRQVVELGVMELLTRQVDRVGVFRPLVHHVPDRLFELLRARYRLSQDPATVYGMDYHEASALQAERGTDELVSTLVDRFHLVARDYDVVLVLGTDYADTQLPDELSLNARLANEFGASVIPVVGGRKQTAESVLAETRNAYRAYEGLGCDVLAMVTNRVARDDRDEIAQRLQARLPVPCYVVPDEPALAAPTVSQIAQSLDAKVLLGDDSGLARDALGFVFGGAMLPNFLTALTPGCLVVTPGDRADLVVGSLAAHSAGTPPIAGVLLTLDERPGDEILTLAARLAPGTPVLSVPGYSFPTAEQLFSLEGKLSAATPRKAETALGLFERYVETGDLLKRVSTPNSDRVTPMMFEHKLLEQARSNMRRIVLPEGTEPRVLHAAEVLLRRNVCDLTLLGPVDRIRKQAADLGIDLGDCQLIDPATSELRDSFAEKYAKLRAHKGVTVELAYDVVSDVNYFGTLMVQEGLADGMVSGSVHSTAATIRPAFEIIRTKGAARSASDRVVVGDGRANPDAGIVSSVFFMCLADRVLVYGDCAVNPDPNAEQLADIAIQSAATAQRFGVEPRIAMLSYSTGTSGSGADVDKVREATELARRRRPDLKIEGPIQYDAAVEPSVAATKLPESEVAGQATVLIFPDLNTGNNTYKAVQRSAGAIAVGPVLQGLRKPVNDLSRGALVQDIVNTVAITAIQAQSSVLSPTEKATAQ
- a CDS encoding acetate kinase, whose translation is MSPSRVLVLNSGSSSVKYQLLDMRDSSRLAVGLVERIGEETSRLRHTPLAGGGETRECTGAIADHEAALKAVSAELARDGLGLDSPELAAIGHRVVHGGKHFTEPTVIDDAVLAEIERLIPVAPLHNPANLTGIRTAQALRPDLPQVAVFDTAFHTTMPESAARYAIDVETADRHRIRRYGFHGTSHAYVSRATAKLLDKAPEDVNVIVLHLGNGASASAVRGGRCVDTSMGLTPLEGLVMGTRSGDMDPAVIFHLARVGGMSIEEIDTLLNKKSGLIGLCGDNDMREIGRRIDEGDERAQLAFDIYIHRLKKYIGAYYAVLGTVDAVAFTAGVGENAAPVREAAVAGLEQLGLVVDAELNAVRGDEPRLISPAGARVAVAVVPTDEELEIATQTYALVEENA